One segment of Camelus ferus isolate YT-003-E chromosome 26, BCGSAC_Cfer_1.0, whole genome shotgun sequence DNA contains the following:
- the SMIM19 gene encoding small integral membrane protein 19, with the protein MPGGYGVMGADGSMDYSVHEAWNEATNVYLVVILVSFGLFMYAKRNKRKIMRIFSLPPTAEALSEPNFYDTISKIRLRQQLEMYSISRKYDYQQPQNQADSVQLSLE; encoded by the exons ATGCCTGGCGGTTACGGAGTGATGGGTGCTGATGGCTCCATGGATTACAGCGTACACGAGGCCTGGAATGAAGCCACCAATGTTTACCTGGTCGTGATCCTTGTCAGCTTTGGGCTCTTCATGTATGCCAAGAG gaataaaaggaaaattatgagAATATTCAGCCTGCCACCTACAGCAGAGGCTTTGTCAGAGCCCAACTTTTACGACACAATAAGCAAAATCCGTTTAAGACAGCAACTGGAAATGTATTCCATTT CCAGGAAATATGACTATCAGCAGCCCCAAAACCAAGCTGACAGTGTGCAGCTGTCTTTGGAATGA